A region from the Actinomycetota bacterium genome encodes:
- a CDS encoding CDP-alcohol phosphatidyltransferase family protein, protein MATSFGPSALATPANAITMARLASTPLLLVVVLAAGSDGSWLAVGVWFVLSCTDGVDGWLARRHGTTASGAFLDPLADKVVVLGAMAVLVANDVFWWLPVLLIATREIAVSAYRSWVGRRGISVPARPAAKAKTVVQDLAVGFALLPLTAESHPFVANAFLWGAVVLTVVTGAQYLFDGRRVAVSEV, encoded by the coding sequence GTGGCGACGAGCTTCGGGCCCTCGGCGCTAGCCACGCCGGCCAACGCCATCACCATGGCGAGGCTGGCATCGACGCCGCTGCTCCTCGTGGTGGTGCTCGCCGCAGGCTCCGACGGCAGCTGGCTCGCGGTGGGCGTGTGGTTCGTGCTCTCGTGCACCGACGGCGTCGACGGGTGGCTCGCCCGCCGGCACGGCACCACCGCATCCGGCGCGTTCCTCGACCCGCTCGCGGACAAGGTCGTGGTGCTCGGCGCGATGGCGGTGCTCGTCGCGAACGACGTGTTCTGGTGGCTGCCGGTGCTGTTGATCGCGACGCGCGAGATCGCGGTCAGCGCGTATCGCTCGTGGGTGGGGCGCAGGGGCATCTCCGTTCCCGCCCGCCCGGCCGCGAAGGCCAAGACCGTCGTGCAGGACCTCGCGGTCGGCTTCGCGCTGCTGCCCCTCACGGCCGAGAGCCACCCGTTCGTGGCCAACGCCTTCCTGTGGGGCGCGGTCGTCCTCACGGTGGTCACCGGCGCCCAGTAC